A single window of Malus sylvestris chromosome 5, drMalSylv7.2, whole genome shotgun sequence DNA harbors:
- the LOC126620696 gene encoding uncharacterized protein LOC126620696: MMNLRVHVRSFLLRFLYEYTTMFPPRVHHHVSSKYPPKGTSFGLKRGRFDKHKCYWIICLLSAGKQTTQVGDLMKLSSKQFISTIWDSLNVPFTNGEDSKILIRLGGNMVVLGCSLDIYASAITRPYLSEAWEVREKRKIKKPLMNWRFPALENEIDMKDNLKWWAYTVASTVR; the protein is encoded by the exons ATGATGAATTTACGAGTACATGTGCGCTCGTTTCTGCTTCGTTTTCTTTACGAGTACACCACCATGTTTCCTCCACGAGTACACCACCATGTTTCCTCCAAATATCCGCCGAAAGGCACTAGTTTCGGCTTAAAG AGGGGAAGGTTTGATAAACACAAGTGCTACTGGATCATATGCTTGTTATCTGCAGGCAAGCAAACCACACAAGTTGGTGATTTAATGAAGCTGTCGTCAAAACAGTTTATTTCCACAATTTGGGATTCCCTAAATGTGCCGTTTACAAATGGGGAAGATAGCAAAATTCTGATTAGACTTGGAGGAAACATGGTGGTTTTAGGTTGCAG TTTGGACATTTATGCTTCTGCAATTACAAGGCCGTACCTTTCTGAAGCTTGGGAGGTTAGGGAGAAGAGGAAGATAAAGAAGCCATTGATGAATTGGAGGTTTCCTGCATTAGAGAATGAAATTGACATGAAAGACAATCTTAAATGGTGGGCTTATACTGTTGCTTCTACAGTTAGATGA
- the LOC126620695 gene encoding protein FAR1-RELATED SEQUENCE 9-like, translated as MSTTQRSESMNAFFDGHVNSKTTLKQFLEQYENALRSKVLKEASADSDSFSSNVRCATHYDMEKQVQAVYTISKFKEFQKELTSIMYCDRVSVETDNAILEYQIAERILIKENKKKTVIFKVQFNEREIEVNCNCCKFEFRGILCRHALYVLVHHDIDFMPDKYIIRRWRKDVKRCHTRVRISYSNWVATPEAQRSDMMQKTFDDIKELANDFDDKCMLVVRWMHKLKEQICKHDGAASSTQPTPQSPVAMNSDPLPNPSQRILTPLSARGKGRPPSKRKQSKTEQVIKRRQKRQKKITSRKDNTDEERTQKSIESDAICHIDGPPPCRSDNIIATQESNVIVEHSHLTQGVQICMPANQYPIFPHANENMALLLGLSQGSTISILEWRL; from the exons ATGTCAACGACACAAAGGAGTGAAAGCATGAATGCATTTTTTGATGGCCATGTGAACTCAAAGACTActttaaaacaatttctggAGCAATATGAGAATGCATTAAGGAGTAAAGTGCTAAAAGAGGCCTCTGCAGATTCTGATTCTTTCTCTTCAAATGTTCGTTGTGCAACTCATTATGACATGGAAAAGCAAGTTCAAGCTGTTTACACGATTTCAAAATTCAAGGAGTTCCAAAAGGAATTGACAAGTATAATGTATTGTGACAGGGTTTCAGTTGAAACTGATAATGCAATTTTGGAGTACCAAATAGCTGAGCGTATTCTGATCAAGGAGAACAAAAAGAAGACTGTCATTTTCAAGGTCCAGTTTAATGAGCGTGAGATTGAAGTTAATTGCAATTGCTGCAAGTTTGAGTTTAGAGGTATATTATGTAGACATGCGCTTTATGTTTTAGTTCATCATGACATTGACTTTATGCCAGATAAGTATATCATTCGGAGATGGAGGAAGGATGTGAAAAGATGCCACACAAGGGTTAGGATAAGTTATAGTAATTGGGTTGCTACACCTGAAGCACAAAGATCTGATATGATGCAGAAAACCTTTGATGACATTAAGGAATTAGCCAATGATTTTGATGATAAGTGTATGCTTGTGGTGAGATGGATGCATAAACTAAAGGAGCAAATATGTAAACATGATGGAGCGGCTAGTAGCACTCAACCAACACCACAGTCACCTGTTGCTATGAACTCCGATCCTCTTCCTAACCCAAGTCAGCGTATACTTACGCCATTGTCGGCTAGAGGTAAAGGTCGTCCACCATCAAAGAGGAAACAATCCAAGACTGAGCAAGTAatcaaaagaagacaaaaaagaCAGAAAAAGATTACATCTCGTAAGGACAATACAGATGAGGAAAGAACACAG AAATCCATAGAAAGTGATGCAATATGCCATATTGATGGTCCACCTCCTTGTAGAAGTGATAACATAATTGCAACACAAGAGAGTAATGTCATTGTGGAG CATTCTCATCTTACACAAGGAGTTCAAATTTGCATGCCTGCCAACCAATATCCTATTTTTCCCCATGCTAAT GAAAACATGGCTTTGTTATTGGGACTCAGTCAAG ggtcaacaatatcCATATTGGAATGGAGGTTATAG
- the LOC126622492 gene encoding protein FAR1-RELATED SEQUENCE 8-like, whose amino-acid sequence MTLGVEEEPEKLEDTNHVMIISSPIYEGTGSSSNEFTEEDDVVEVSSCNETESDGVHTIETCTESTEEDDVIEATFDATEVESNGVHAVENNEINMENTMDVEGKVQEPQVGMIFDNADEVATYYKEYGRQSGFPMIKRSSTKGDDGKLRYITMCCARSGTSKNTSSNPLKPYPSIKNDCKAQLRAGLYLGEKWRVNSVKLDHNHGLSPTKTRYWKCFWEVSSSVKKKLEVNDKAGIRVNKSYNSVVVEVGGHENMKCLEKDCRNYIEKVRRLRLREGDATAVQNYFVSMQGQNANFFYAIDLDKNGRLRNIFWADARSRATYEEFGDVVTFDTTYLTNKYDMPFVGVNHHGQSILLGCGLISREDTDSFIWLFRTWLACMSGHAPSGIITDQDKAMKKAIEVVFPNTRHRLLVAYNEKGS is encoded by the exons ATGACACTGGGGGTTGAAGAAGAACCCGAAAAATTGGAGGACACTAACCACGTGATGATTATTAGCAGCCCCATATATGAag gaACAGGGAGTTCTTCTAATGAATTTACTGAAGAAGATGATGTAGTTGAAGTGAGTTCTTGTAATGAAACTGAAAGCGATGGGGTTCATACAATTGAAACTTGTACTGAAAGTACTGAAGAAGATGATGTAATTGAAGCAACTTTTGATGCCACTGAAGTAGAAAGCAATGGGGTTCACGCAGTGGAAAATAATGAGATTAACATGGAGAACACAATGGATGTGGAAGGAAAGGTCCAAGAGCCTCAAGTTGGAATGATCTTTGACAACGCGGATGAAGTGGCTACATATTACAAGGAATATGGGAGACAATCAGGATTTCCAATGATAAAGAGATCATCAACGAAGGGAGATGATGGAAAATTGAGGTATATTACTATGTGTTGCGCTCGATCAGGTACATCAAAAAATACTTCAAGTAATCCTCTTAAGCCATATCCAAGTATAAAGAATGATTGCAAAGCTCAACTAAGGGCAGGTTTATACTTGGGTGAGAAGTGGCGAGTGAATTCTGTAAAGCTTGACCATAATCATGGGTTGAGTCCAACAAAAACTCGTTATTGGAAGTGTTTTTGGGAAGTTAGTTCTTCTGTAAAAAAGAAGCTTGAAGTGAATGATAAAGCTGGAATAAGGGTCAACAAAAGTTATAATTCAGTGGTGGTTGAAGTTGGAGGGCATGAGAACATGAAGTGTTTAGAAAAAGACTGTAGAAATTATATTGAAAAGGTAAGGCGCTTACGACTTAGAGAAGGAGATGCCACTGCAGTTCAAAACTACTTTGTAAGCATGCAAGGTCAGAATGCAAATTTCTTCTATGCAAttgatttggacaaaaatggtCGTTTAAGAAATATATTTTGGGCAGATGCAAGGAGTAGGGCGACATATGAAGAATTTGGTGATGTTGTAACATTTGACACAACGTACTTGACTAATAAGTACGATATGCCATTTGTGGGAGTTAATCATCACGGGCAATCAATTTTATTGGGATGTGGATTGATTTCAAGGGAAGATACTGACTcctttatttggttgtttaggaCCTGGCTTGCTTGTATGTCTGGTCATGCTCCAAGTGGAATAATTACAGATCAAGACAAAGCTATGAAAAAAGCGATTGAAGTTGTTTTTCCTAATACTCGACATCGGTTGCTTGTGGCATATAATGAAAAAGGTTCCTGA